Proteins from a single region of Allocatelliglobosispora scoriae:
- a CDS encoding acyltransferase family protein yields MTVPLDVSSVRLPTKRDAYVDFLRAASLIVVVIWHWAFTILSWSADGPHATSPLGFTRGFWLVTWLFQVMPLFFYIGGYVHLRSWDRASQTGVGLGVFVWRRIRKLALPALIVLLAWVVVGSILGSYFKLQGASRAVKLIVSPMWFLGVYLMLIALLPAALWLHRRFGSMVLIWLAGLAMCVDVVRFNVGIEEAGWLNMVLIWGLAHQAGFFYHRVVDAPRRSDWTLLWAGLFGLIGLVGSGLYPGSMVGVPGERFSNMAPPTFVIVALLLFQIGVVELLRPMMERRLERPRWSRANDVINRFSLPLYLVHTTGLAIFLFAAWLWFGYEFDDSTDLSLWWWLGRPLAVVGPLVCTLPVIVLFTKVRRPRSPDRP; encoded by the coding sequence ATGACCGTTCCCCTCGACGTGTCCTCGGTGCGGCTCCCGACCAAGCGCGACGCCTACGTCGACTTCCTCCGGGCGGCGAGCCTCATCGTCGTGGTGATCTGGCACTGGGCCTTCACGATCCTCTCCTGGAGCGCCGACGGGCCGCACGCGACGAGCCCGCTCGGCTTCACCAGGGGCTTCTGGCTCGTCACGTGGCTCTTCCAGGTGATGCCGCTCTTCTTCTACATCGGCGGCTATGTCCACCTGCGCTCCTGGGACCGGGCCAGCCAGACCGGAGTGGGGCTCGGCGTCTTCGTCTGGCGCCGCATCCGCAAGCTCGCCCTGCCCGCCCTGATCGTGCTGCTCGCCTGGGTCGTCGTGGGTTCGATCCTCGGCTCCTACTTCAAGCTCCAGGGCGCGAGCCGGGCGGTCAAGCTCATCGTCAGCCCCATGTGGTTCCTCGGCGTCTACCTGATGCTGATCGCCCTGCTCCCGGCCGCGCTCTGGCTGCACCGGCGGTTCGGCTCGATGGTGCTGATCTGGCTCGCCGGACTCGCGATGTGCGTCGACGTCGTGCGCTTCAACGTCGGCATCGAGGAGGCCGGCTGGCTCAACATGGTGCTGATCTGGGGACTCGCGCACCAGGCGGGGTTCTTCTACCACCGGGTGGTGGACGCGCCGCGCCGGTCCGACTGGACGCTGCTGTGGGCGGGGCTGTTCGGACTGATCGGGCTGGTCGGGTCCGGGCTCTACCCGGGGTCGATGGTCGGCGTACCGGGGGAGCGGTTCTCCAACATGGCACCGCCCACCTTCGTCATCGTCGCGCTGCTGCTCTTCCAGATCGGCGTCGTCGAGCTGCTGCGCCCGATGATGGAGCGGCGGCTGGAGCGCCCGCGCTGGAGCCGTGCCAACGACGTGATCAACCGGTTCTCGCTGCCGCTCTACCTCGTGCACACGACCGGACTCGCGATCTTCCTCTTCGCCGCCTGGCTGTGGTTCGGCTACGAGTTCGACGACAGCACCGATCTCAGCCTCTGGTGGTGGCTGGGCCGGCCCCTCGCCGTCGTGGGCCCGCTGGTCTGCACGCTCCCGGTGATCGTCCTTTTCACCAAGGTACGCCGCCCTCGTTCACCCGATCGCCCCTGA
- a CDS encoding SAM hydrolase/SAM-dependent halogenase family protein, with protein sequence MAGYTTVSFTTDYGLSDGFVAACHGVIARMAPTVRIIDVSHLVAPGDVPRGAAVLAQTVPHLPKGVHVAVVDPGVGTARRGICITTPNGLLVGPDNGLLPWAAEALGGISGVVSLENKDWFSSVVSRTFHGRDIFAPVAARLALGIPAAEAGPRVDPMTLIRLPDPVVAIGDGWLEAEVLTIDRFGNVQLAAPGSLLGGLPGRMTVGGCRAVNGSTFADVPSGGMVVYPDSADRIAVAVNGGRAAVVLAVTPGDVIRIAA encoded by the coding sequence ATGGCTGGATACACCACCGTGAGCTTCACGACCGATTACGGATTGTCGGACGGGTTCGTCGCCGCATGCCACGGCGTCATCGCCCGCATGGCGCCGACGGTCCGCATCATCGACGTCTCGCACCTCGTCGCGCCGGGTGATGTCCCACGGGGAGCGGCCGTGCTGGCGCAGACCGTGCCGCACCTGCCCAAGGGCGTTCACGTCGCCGTCGTCGACCCCGGCGTCGGCACCGCCCGGCGAGGCATCTGCATCACCACCCCCAACGGGCTGCTCGTCGGCCCCGACAACGGGCTGCTCCCCTGGGCGGCGGAGGCCCTCGGCGGCATCTCCGGCGTGGTCAGCCTGGAGAACAAGGACTGGTTCTCGTCGGTCGTCTCGCGTACCTTCCACGGCCGCGACATCTTCGCCCCCGTCGCCGCCCGGCTCGCGCTGGGGATCCCCGCCGCCGAAGCCGGTCCCCGCGTCGATCCGATGACGCTGATCCGGCTGCCCGATCCGGTCGTCGCGATCGGCGACGGCTGGCTGGAGGCGGAGGTCCTCACGATCGACCGCTTCGGCAACGTGCAGCTCGCCGCCCCGGGTTCGCTGCTCGGTGGACTGCCGGGCCGGATGACGGTCGGCGGCTGCCGTGCGGTCAACGGCTCGACCTTCGCCGACGTGCCCTCGGGCGGGATGGTCGTCTACCCGGACTCCGCCGACCGGATCGCGGTGGCGGTCAACGGCGGCCGGGCAGCGGTGGTCCTGGCCGTCACCCCCGGCGACGTGATCCGCATCGCCGCCTGA
- the leuE gene encoding leucine efflux protein LeuE, producing MVSAMLGVTDLPTYVIGTIAIILLPGPNSMFVLATAAQRGVRAGYRAVSGVFLGDAILMVATALGVASLLRAFPPVYTALKYAGAAYLAYLGVRMLIGAVKSWRQRGEVAAAVQEVAEPHPFRRAFIVSIINPKAILFLISFFTQFVDPAYPHPAITFLVLGVILQITSLIYLSALIFAGTYLAAQFERRKRLAAAGTSAVGALFLGFSLKLATSSMT from the coding sequence ATAGTGTCAGCCATGCTCGGCGTAACGGATCTTCCCACCTATGTCATCGGCACCATCGCGATCATCCTGCTGCCGGGACCGAATTCCATGTTCGTGCTGGCCACCGCCGCTCAGCGCGGGGTGCGGGCCGGCTATCGCGCGGTCAGCGGCGTCTTCCTCGGCGACGCGATCCTGATGGTCGCGACAGCGCTCGGGGTGGCGTCGTTGCTGCGGGCGTTCCCGCCGGTCTACACCGCCCTCAAGTACGCGGGCGCGGCCTACCTCGCCTACCTCGGCGTGCGGATGCTGATCGGCGCGGTCAAGTCGTGGCGGCAGCGGGGTGAGGTGGCCGCTGCGGTGCAGGAGGTGGCCGAACCGCACCCGTTCCGGCGGGCGTTCATCGTCAGCATCATCAACCCCAAGGCGATCCTCTTCCTGATCTCGTTCTTCACGCAGTTCGTGGACCCGGCGTACCCGCACCCGGCGATCACGTTCCTGGTGCTCGGGGTGATCCTGCAGATCACGAGCCTGATCTACCTGAGTGCGCTGATCTTCGCGGGGACCTATCTGGCTGCGCAGTTCGAGCGCCGCAAGCGGCTCGCGGCGGCCGGGACGAGCGCGGTGGGCGCGCTGTTCCTCGGCTTCAGCCTGAAGCTCGCCACGTCGTCGATGACCTGA